The Chroicocephalus ridibundus chromosome 3, bChrRid1.1, whole genome shotgun sequence genome has a segment encoding these proteins:
- the LOC134512472 gene encoding cygnin, protein MRFLYLVFAVFLLVSLAVPGYGQVRKHCPKVGYCSSSCNKADVWSFSSDCKYYCCIPPGWKGK, encoded by the exons ATGAGGTTCCTCTACCTTGTCTTCGCTGTCTTCCTCCTGGTATCCTTGGCTGTCCCAG GCTACGGGCAGGTAAGGAAGCACTGCCCCAAGGTGGGGtactgctccagcagctgcaacAAGGCGGACGTGTGGTCCTTCTCCTCCGACTGCAAGTACTACTGCTGCATCCCGCCCGGCTGGAAGGGGAAATAG